A DNA window from Setaria viridis chromosome 2, Setaria_viridis_v4.0, whole genome shotgun sequence contains the following coding sequences:
- the LOC117842718 gene encoding chloroplast envelope quinone oxidoreductase homolog, which yields MAARSGTMRAVQYDRYGGGAQGLKHAEVPIPSPNKGEVLIRMEATSINPVDWKFQKGVARPVMPRKFPFISGFDLAGEVVEVGAGVSDFKPGDKVIAINFPNGGGLAEYAVASASLTVPRPPKVSAAQGACLPIAAVTALRSLQTAGVSLDPDGTAAGRKNVLVTAASGGVGHFAVQLARLGGHRVTATCGARNLGLVVDQLGADEALDYGTPEGAGLRSPSGRKYDAVVHCAAAAGVPWSAFRRVLADAGTVVDITPGFAAGATAILQMVTFSKKRLVPLLVTPRKDEMELLVGMVKEGRLTAVIDSRYPLSRAQEGWARSMSGHATGKVVVEMGGEE from the exons ATGGCTGCGCGGTCTGGCACGATGCGCGCCGTGCAGTACGACAGATACGGCGGCGGAGCACAGGGCCTCAAG CACGCGGAGGTGCCGATCCCGTCGCCGAACAAGGGCGAGGTGCTCATCAGGATGGAGGCCACCAGCATCAACCCAGTCGACTGGAAGTTCCAGAAGGGCGTCGCCCGGCCCGTCATGCCCAGGAAGTTCCCCTTCATCTCAG GTTTCGATCTAGCCGGAGAAGTCGTGGAGGTGGGCGCTGGGGTCAGCGACTTCAAACCGGGGGACAAGGTCATAGCCATCAACTTCCCG AACGGCGGCGGGCTCGCCGAGTACGCCGTGGCGTCAGCCTCCCTGACGGTGCCAAGACCGCCGAAGGTATCCGCGGCCCAAGGCGCCTGCCTCCCGATCGCCGCGGTCACCGCGCTCCGCTCCCTGCAGACAGCCGGGGTCAGCCTGGACCCTGACGGCACCGCGGCCGGCCGCAAGAACGTGCTGGTCaccgcggcgtccggcggcgtcGGCCACTTCGCCGTGCAGCTGGCCAGGCTGGGCGGGCACCGCGTCACGGCCACGTGCGGCGCGCGCAACCTCGGCCTCGTCGTGGACCAGCTGGGCGCCGACGAGGCGCTGGACTACGGGACCCCCGAGGGCGCCGGGCTGCGGAGCCCCTCCGGGAGGAAGTACGACGCGGTGGTGcactgcgcggcggcggcgggggtgccgTGGTCCGCGTTCCGGCGGGTGCTCGCCGACGCGGGCACGGTCGTGGACATCACGCCCGGGTtcgcggccggcgccaccgcgatCCTCCAGATGGTGACCTTCTCGAAGAAGAGGCTGGTGCCGCTGTTGGTGACGCCCAGAAAGGATGAGATGGAGCTGCTGGTGGGCATGGTGAAGGAGGGGAGGCTCACGGCGGTGATCGACTCCAGGTATCCGTTGAGCAGGGCGCAGGAGGGCTGGGCCAGGAGCATGAGCGGGCACGCCACCGGCAAGGTCGTCGTGGAAATGGGAGGTGAGGAGTGA